From Fusarium oxysporum f. sp. lycopersici 4287 chromosome 10, whole genome shotgun sequence, the proteins below share one genomic window:
- a CDS encoding hypothetical protein (At least one base has a quality score < 10) has translation METPFKWSAPPGSDIWKQPPSTDVFTAPFTTHSKKPLKKFISATLTFRTKYIHQYDQACLLLVFTNPNSPTPRKWIKTGIELYNDHPRYSTVTCDQWADWSVEKVGPENEAGVRNGEKCVTVKVQKVQDALGLCMWTYRVDEDGDRTPLRQTNWVYGDNGGEGWDLEVAAAVARPDPKKEIKEDLEVTFEKFEVEWDETA, from the exons ATGGAAACTCCTTTCAAATGGTCGGCGCCGCCTGGTAGTGATATCTGGAAACAACCTCCTTCTACTGACGTCTTCACTG CACCCTTCACCACGCATTCCAAAAAACCTCTTAAGAAGTTCATCTCCGCAACTCTCACCTTTCGCACAAAATACATCCATCAGTACGATCAGGCCTGTCTTCTCCTAGTCTTCACAAACCCCAACTCCCCCACGCCCCGCAAGTGGATCAAGACCGGCATCGAGCTATACAACGATCACCCGCGCTACTCAACCGTGACATGCGATCAGTGGGCAGATTGGAGCGTTGAGAAAGTCGGACCTGAGAATGAAGCTGGCGTGAGGAACGGTGAGAAGTGCGTTACGGTAAAGGTGCAGAAGGTGCAGGATGCGCTGGGTCTTTGTATGTGGACGTACAGGGTTGATGAGGACGGTGACAGGACGCCGTTGAGGCAGACGAATTGGGTTTATGGTGATAATGGAGGTGAGGGCTGGGATCTagaggttgctgctgctgtggcGAGACCTGATcccaagaaggagatcaaggaggatcttgaggttACGTTTGAGAAGTTTGAGGTTGAGTGGGATGAAACCGCCTAA
- a CDS encoding hypothetical protein (At least one base has a quality score < 10) produces the protein MSSFLTPPKSGPTGRPAAKPRFGKPNPVRAMREREERRAANAAAHSNSLRVAAVNRNASLAKPNRPQCPNKACPKPNVVDGTCQTCGRISDDSNIVAEVTFGESSSGAAVVHGSYIGADQAGVRSMGPAFRRVGGSEDREKSIREAKGLMQGYAQQLNVSDSLVTAGTQVFKLASSANFIQGRTLASVAAVCLYAACRAEPPCKVMLIDLADLVQLNVFKLGRIFKKLNEVVPIGNDGLIPVYPEDLIWRFATKMEFHQDTAKVAEDAVRLVKRMSRDWMVMGRRPSGICGACLLMAARMHNFRRTVREVVYIVKVTNHTIQNRLQEFKVTESSRMSVEDFLKQDFLESSHDPPSFYRQSAEYKKQLAAKNKKRKRPTDADDDEDEEEDDNLADKIDPRLVEGGADLSKAPVVEYRRDDDGFIIPPIPSKIAKDPSLVNRLNENAEDEEAEGEDTNVQTLDGLVQEFGDVMDEELAENGTQETSQRKGSKPQLPINEEWEQDEQELEGVIEEIFNDPLTYEHAMAYTTAEQRARIHTVWALQQRPQKEVSMSADVTEDEFADDPEVNNCLLSPEEAQIKEMIWVNQNKEWLRKHQEKVFRKKVEAERPKQTRKRRKRARMGEGQTSPASSAAEAAVNVAKDRAWSKRINYDAIRNIFDMPNLGGPGSEATSRKTSVAGSTKGGDDASEAPDESVAGDEPEAPPEEEEFEEEEYDETQNYGDGEEFGGGGDEFGGGYDEDDPEMDAEYGLEEYA, from the coding sequence ATGTCGTCTTTTCTTACACCACCAAAATCGGGGCCTACTGGGCGCCCGGCTGCGAAACCACGATTCGGAAAACCCAACCCCGTCCGAGCCATGCGAGAACGAGAAGAACGACGAGCCGCGAATGCAGCCGCCCATTCAAATAGCCTACGGGTTGCTGCTGTAAATCGAAATGCTTCATTAGCAAAACCGAATCGTCCACAATGTCCGAACAAAGCCTGTCCAAAACCCAATGTCGTCGATGGAACATGTCAGACTTGCGGTCGTATCTCTGACGACAGTAATATCGTTGCAGAAGTCACCTTTGGAGAATCGTCTTCgggtgctgctgttgttcATGGTTCTTACATTGGTGCTGATCAAGCAGGCGTGCGAAGTATGGGTCCTGCGTTTCGAAGAGTGGGAGGATCTGAGGATCGAGAGAAGAGCATTAGGGAAGCAAAAGGCTTGATGCAGGGTTATGCGCAGCAGCTGAACGTCAGCGACAGTCTGGTCACTGCAGGAACGCAAGTCTTTAAGCTGGCGTCAAGCGCAAACTTTATTCAAGGTCGCACATTAGCCAGCGTTGCGGCTGTCTGCCTGTACGCAGCCTGTCGAGCAGAGCCACCGTGCAAAGTTATGCTTATCGATTTGGCGGACTTGGTGCAGCTCAACGTCTTTAAGCTGGGTCGCATTTTCAAGAAGCTTAATGAGGTGGTGCCAATTGGCAACGACGGCCTCATTCCAGTGTATCCGGAGGATCTTATCTGGCGATTTGCCACAAAGATGGAATTTCACCAAGACACAGCCAAAGTCGCTGAGGATGCTGTTCGTCTGGTCAAGCGAATGAGTCGAGATTGGATGGTCATGGGCCGTCGACCATCAGGCATCTGTGGAGCTTGTCTGCTCATGGCAGCACGAATGCACAACTTTCGACGAACTGTGCGAGAGGTTGTCTACATCGTCAAAGTCACCAATCACACAATTCAGAACCGACTGCAAGAGTTCAAAGTCACCGAGTCTAGTCGAATGTCGGTCGAGGATTTCTTGAAGCAGGATTTCCTGGAGAGCTCTCATGACCCACCTTCCTTTTACAGGCAGTCAGCCGAATACAAGAAGCAGCTCGCCGCAAAGAATAAGAAGCGAAAGAGGCCGACAGACGccgacgatgacgaagatgaggaggaagatgacaaTCTGGCCGACAAGATTGATCCACGGTTAGTAGAAGGCGGTGCTGATCTTTCGAAGGCGCCCGTTGTTGAATATCGCCGCGATGATGACGGCTTTATTATCCCGCCTATACCATCCAAGATTGCCAAAGACCCATCGCTTGTCAACAGGCTGAACGAGAAcgcagaggatgaagaagccgAGGGTGAAGACACGAATGTCCAGACTCTGGATGGCCTGGTGCAAGAGTTTGGAGACGTGATGGACGAGGAGCTTGCGGAGAACGGAACACAAGAAACAAGCCAACGGAAAGGCAGCAAACCACAATTGCCCATCAACGAGGAATGGGAGCAGGATGAGCAAGAACTAGAGGGCGTGATTGAGGAGATCTTCAATGACCCTTTAACATACGAGCACGCCATGGCCTACACGACTGCCGAGCAGCGAGCGCGAATTCACACAGTCTGGGCCTTACAGCAACGACCCCAGAAAGAAGTTTCCATGTCGGCAGACGTCACAGAGGATGAGTTTGCCGACGACCCCGAGGTGAACAATTGTTTGCTGTCACCCGAGGAGGCTCAGATCAAGGAAATGATCTGGGTGAACCAGAACAAGGAATGGCTACGAAAGCACCAAGAGAAGGTGTTCCGCAAGAAAGTCGAGGCAGAACGACCGAAGCAAACACGAAAGCGACGTAAGCGAGCTAGAATGGGTGAAGGCCAGACCAGCCCCGCCAGCTCAGCCGCCGAGGCAGCCGTCAACGTCGCGAAAGATCGCGCCTGGTCCAAGAGGATCAATTACGACGCCATCCGCAACATTTTCGACATGCCCAACCTCGGAGGTCCAGGATCAGAAGCCACAAGCCGCAAGACCAGTGTCGCAGGAAGCACAAAAGGTGGCGACGATGCGAGCGAAGCTCCCGACGAGAGTGTCGCTGGCGACGAACCAGAAGCGCCCCCggaggaagaagagtttgaggaagaggagtaCGATGAGACGCAGAACTACGGTGATGGCGAAGAgtttggtggtggaggtgatGAGTTTGGCGGCGGGtatgatgaggatgatccAGAGATGGATGCTGAGTATGGTCTTGAGGAGTATGCTTGA
- a CDS encoding signal peptidase I, which produces MLSALGNPRQAAAQLMNFALILSTAFMMWKGLSVISDSPSPIVVVLSGSMEPAFQRGDLLFLWNRNLLQETEIGEVVVYNVKDKDIPIVHRVVRKFGKGDTAQLLTKGDNNLSDDTELYAKNQDYLVRSDIIGSVVGYMPFVGYVTILLSEYPWLKTVMLGIMGLMVVLQRE; this is translated from the exons ATGCTGTCGGCTCTTGGGAACCCGCGGCAAGCTGCTGCGCAGCTCATGAACTTTGCGCTCATCCTCTCTACGGCCTTCATG ATGTGGAAAGGCCTTTCCGTTATCAGCGACTCGCCGTCCCCGATCGTCGTCGTTCTATCTGGCTCTATGGAGCCCGCCTTCCAGCGAGGTGACCTACTCTTCCTCTGGAACCGAAACCTACTACAGGAGACCGAGATTGGCGAGGTTGTCGTTTACAACGTCAAAGACAAGGACATTCCTATCGTGCACCGAGTTGTGCGCAAGTTTGGCAAGGG CGACACCGCTCAGCTTCTCACCAAGGGAGATAACAACCTTTCGGACGATACCGAGCTCTACGCCAAGAACCAGGACTACCTCGTACGAAGTGACATTATTGGAAGCGTTGTGGGATACATGCCATTTGTCGGTTACGTGACGATTCTTCTGTCGGAATACCCTTGGCTCAAGACAGTGATGTTGGGAATTATGGGTCTTATGGTGGTTCTACAGCGAGAATAA